From the genome of Pseudomonadota bacterium, one region includes:
- a CDS encoding alternate F1F0 ATPase, F1 subunit alpha, which translates to MSAPPDSLQSVFDSAFAGLSQGRETFTAKLLPREVGTITSVSTGIARVSGLPGVGSDELVSFPGDVFGIAFNVDEDEIGVVLLGDYWHLHTGDEVERTGRVMDVAVGDGLLGRVIDPLGRPHDDHGPLLVSERLPIERPAPAIMDRAPVGVPLQTGLKVVDALIPIGRGQRELILGDRQTGKTAIAIDTILNQRGKDVLCIYCAIGQRASAVARAVATFQEQGALEYTVVVVTEGNDPPGLAYIAPYSATSIAEYFMEQGRDVLIVYDDLTHHARAYRELSLLLRRPPGREAFPGDIFYIHSRLLERATQLRDERGGGSLTALPIIETEAQNISAYIPTNLISITDGQIYLSPTLFELGVLPAVDVSKSVSRVGGKAQRAAYRAVVGDLKLAYAQFEELESFARFGARLDEESGRVIEHGQRIRACLKQPEFAPVEVPAQIAILLALGAGLFDAVPLERMTDAEQAITEAVAEMPAQLSERLDGVDGLSAEDRETILDMARQALAGFQSKADSRAHPGAATHPGEGA; encoded by the coding sequence ATGAGCGCGCCGCCGGATTCCTTGCAAAGTGTCTTCGACAGCGCATTTGCCGGCCTGAGCCAGGGACGCGAAACCTTCACGGCGAAACTGCTGCCGCGTGAGGTGGGCACCATCACCAGCGTCTCCACTGGGATCGCCAGGGTTTCCGGTCTCCCCGGTGTGGGCAGTGACGAACTGGTGAGCTTTCCCGGCGATGTGTTCGGTATCGCCTTCAACGTGGACGAGGATGAGATCGGCGTCGTCCTGCTTGGCGATTACTGGCATCTGCATACCGGGGATGAGGTCGAGCGCACCGGTCGGGTGATGGACGTAGCCGTGGGTGACGGCCTGCTGGGGCGCGTCATCGACCCGCTCGGCCGGCCTCACGATGACCACGGGCCGCTGCTTGTAAGCGAACGCCTGCCCATCGAGCGTCCCGCCCCTGCCATCATGGACCGCGCCCCGGTCGGCGTACCGCTGCAGACCGGCCTCAAGGTGGTCGATGCGCTCATTCCCATCGGGCGTGGCCAGCGCGAGCTGATCCTGGGGGACCGGCAGACCGGCAAGACCGCCATTGCGATCGACACCATTCTCAATCAGCGCGGCAAGGATGTCCTGTGTATCTACTGCGCCATCGGACAGCGCGCGTCTGCCGTGGCCAGGGCGGTGGCCACCTTCCAGGAACAGGGCGCGCTGGAGTACACCGTCGTGGTCGTCACCGAGGGCAACGATCCACCGGGCCTCGCCTATATCGCGCCGTACTCCGCCACCAGCATCGCGGAGTATTTTATGGAGCAGGGCCGCGATGTGCTGATCGTTTACGATGACCTCACACATCATGCCCGTGCCTATCGCGAACTGTCCCTGCTGCTGCGCCGCCCGCCGGGGCGCGAGGCCTTCCCCGGTGATATCTTCTACATCCATTCGCGCCTGCTGGAACGCGCGACGCAGCTGCGCGATGAACGCGGCGGGGGTTCGCTCACCGCATTGCCCATCATCGAGACCGAGGCCCAGAACATCTCCGCCTATATCCCCACCAATCTGATTTCCATTACCGACGGGCAGATCTATCTGTCGCCGACCTTGTTCGAACTGGGGGTGCTGCCGGCGGTCGATGTCAGCAAGTCCGTGTCGCGCGTCGGCGGCAAGGCGCAAAGGGCGGCCTACCGTGCGGTGGTGGGCGACCTCAAACTTGCCTATGCCCAGTTTGAGGAACTCGAATCCTTCGCCCGGTTCGGGGCCCGGCTGGATGAAGAGAGCGGCAGGGTGATCGAGCATGGACAGCGCATCCGCGCCTGCCTGAAACAGCCGGAATTCGCCCCGGTAGAGGTGCCCGCCCAGATCGCTATCCTGCTGGCATTGGGTGCCGGACTGTTCGATGCCGTGCCGCTGGAGCGGATGACGGACGCCGAGCAGGCCATCACGGAGGCAGTGGCGGAAATGCCGGCGCAGTTGAGCGAGCGCCTGGATGGAGTCGACGGCCTGAGCGCTGAGGATCGGGAGACGATTCTCGATATGGCACGCCAGGCACTGGCAGGTTTTCAGTCCAAAGCCGATTCCCGGGCTCACCCCGGCGCTGCGACACACCCCGGGGAGGGGGCATGA
- a CDS encoding F0F1 ATP synthase subunit gamma: MSDTVASLRRKIDSASGLQSVVRTMKAMAAASIDQYEQSVRALGDYNRTVELGLSVCFRDLRETESITAKRARTESAAVGAVVFGSDQGLVGQFNDVAAEDALKTLAVLPGKPRVWAVGERMHARLVDAGLAPIGCFSVPNSVQAISSLVGQILLASETRRSRGDITELHLFYNRPSVGAVYAPVNQRLLPLDERWRRTLAERNWPTGNLPEVVGGGASTLRALVREYLFVSLFRACAESLASENASRLAAMQRADKNIDELLDELNSTFHRLRQSSIDAELFDVISGFEALSGDAN; the protein is encoded by the coding sequence ATGAGCGATACCGTAGCGAGCCTGCGTCGCAAGATCGACAGTGCCAGCGGTCTGCAATCCGTGGTTCGCACCATGAAGGCGATGGCCGCGGCGAGTATCGACCAATACGAGCAATCGGTGCGCGCCCTGGGTGATTACAATCGCACCGTGGAGCTGGGTTTGAGCGTCTGCTTCCGCGACCTGCGGGAGACGGAATCGATAACCGCAAAGAGAGCGAGAACGGAGTCGGCCGCGGTTGGCGCGGTGGTTTTTGGTTCCGACCAGGGGCTGGTGGGGCAGTTCAATGATGTGGCGGCCGAGGATGCGCTCAAAACGCTGGCGGTGCTGCCCGGGAAACCCCGCGTGTGGGCGGTGGGTGAGCGCATGCATGCACGCCTGGTGGACGCGGGCCTCGCGCCGATTGGCTGCTTCAGCGTGCCGAATTCCGTCCAGGCCATCAGCTCACTGGTCGGGCAGATACTCCTGGCGAGCGAGACGCGCCGCAGTCGGGGTGACATCACTGAACTCCATCTGTTCTACAACCGCCCTTCGGTCGGGGCGGTGTATGCGCCCGTCAATCAGCGGCTGTTGCCGCTGGATGAGCGTTGGCGCCGCACGCTGGCCGAACGCAACTGGCCGACAGGAAACCTGCCGGAGGTCGTGGGTGGCGGCGCCTCCACACTGCGGGCGCTGGTGCGTGAATACCTGTTCGTCTCGCTGTTCCGGGCGTGCGCCGAATCGCTGGCCAGCGAGAATGCAAGTCGCCTCGCGGCGATGCAACGTGCCGACAAGAATATTGATGAACTGCTGGACGAGCTCAACAGCACGTTCCACCGTTTGCGTCAGAGCAGCATCGACGCGGAACTGTTCGACGTGATCTCCGGCTTCGAAGCGCTGAGCGGCGACGCGAATTGA
- a CDS encoding DUF481 domain-containing protein, with protein sequence MSCQTGRLLFFPTAILILFNLAFSITTVAFASDVSAFPDKFMFRLGSYSIWDAETDFTILSKDGFGTGLSYTDDLGGESNDTIPRLDIYYRLNDRHRIEFSHFKFKRDGRKRLDIEIEIEDEVYSAGETVVSTISYEFFKLGYAYTFYHSPQVELGLTAGLDVTSYDFNFELVDGSSESNSNATAPLPMFGLKMSYAINPRWSLHYLSEIFFIEIGDTFEGVFLTNELNLEYRFENNFSLGLGFTRYSIDLNSDDGDWKGRINDSAKGVLIFTSYYF encoded by the coding sequence ATGAGTTGTCAAACCGGACGTCTACTATTTTTCCCGACAGCGATTCTGATCCTGTTTAATCTGGCATTTTCAATCACAACCGTCGCCTTTGCCTCGGACGTTTCTGCATTTCCGGACAAATTCATGTTTCGACTGGGCTCCTACAGCATCTGGGACGCCGAAACCGATTTCACCATCTTGTCGAAAGATGGTTTCGGCACCGGCCTCAGTTATACCGATGATCTGGGAGGAGAGAGTAATGACACCATACCCCGGCTCGATATCTATTATCGTCTCAACGATCGCCATCGTATTGAATTTTCTCATTTCAAATTTAAACGCGATGGGCGTAAACGCCTCGATATCGAGATTGAAATCGAGGATGAGGTCTACAGTGCCGGCGAAACGGTCGTATCCACCATCAGCTACGAATTTTTCAAACTCGGTTACGCCTATACGTTCTATCACTCACCGCAGGTGGAGCTTGGACTGACTGCCGGCCTCGATGTAACGAGCTATGATTTCAATTTCGAACTGGTGGATGGTTCGTCCGAAAGTAATTCGAATGCCACAGCGCCGTTACCGATGTTCGGTTTGAAGATGTCTTATGCGATCAATCCGAGATGGTCGTTGCACTACCTGTCGGAAATCTTTTTCATCGAGATCGGCGATACCTTTGAAGGTGTTTTCCTGACCAATGAACTGAATCTCGAGTACAGGTTCGAGAACAATTTTTCGCTGGGCCTCGGATTTACCCGTTACAGTATCGATCTGAATTCAGACGATGGCGACTGGAAGGGCAGGATAAATGATAGCGCCAAGGGTGTGCTGATTTTCACCAGTTATTATTTTTAG
- a CDS encoding MFS transporter permease, which yields MTGFVRLHALLVDDDPLAQVCRDLPESACHEQPHNYGVHIVSLSLTKVGEGLADAKLVLAWLLDAIGTPTWALGLLVPVRESLAMLPQLVISARIRRLPIRKSVYVLGCVIQGAAIIGFGMMGWFAQLFSGALAGIVAVALIAIFALGRSLCSISHKDVLGKTVDKGRRGSVGGTAGTIAAVATLLLAVAYSAGWIPLTVPVVSGMVALGGACWLLAAFVFGLVREEPGATAGGIDGLVAVIAQLGLLRSDAQLRRLIVTRTLLLSSALAPPFYIALSGDSAASGLGTLGSFMIAAAAASLSSTYVWGRFSDRSSRLVLMLAATLAALANAAAAFFALAMPTLLEEASLLPALLFVLMIAHQGVRLGRSVHVVDMTDHDNRATYTALSNSVVGLVLLAGGVFGVIAQWLGIGAVLAIFTSMAALAIIAAAGLDDVQTA from the coding sequence ATGACCGGTTTCGTCCGCCTGCACGCACTGCTCGTCGACGACGACCCATTGGCGCAGGTGTGCCGCGACCTGCCTGAATCCGCATGCCACGAGCAGCCGCACAACTACGGCGTGCACATCGTGTCGCTCAGTCTGACAAAAGTCGGCGAAGGCCTGGCCGATGCCAAGCTTGTGCTCGCCTGGTTGCTCGACGCCATCGGCACGCCGACCTGGGCACTCGGCCTGCTGGTACCGGTGCGCGAATCGCTGGCGATGCTGCCGCAGCTGGTGATTTCGGCGCGCATTCGGCGACTTCCCATTCGCAAGAGTGTCTACGTGCTCGGCTGCGTCATCCAGGGCGCCGCGATCATCGGCTTCGGCATGATGGGTTGGTTTGCACAGCTGTTTTCCGGCGCCCTCGCCGGTATCGTCGCGGTCGCACTGATCGCGATCTTCGCTCTCGGCCGCAGCCTGTGCTCGATCAGCCACAAGGACGTGCTCGGGAAAACCGTGGACAAGGGTCGGCGCGGCTCGGTCGGCGGCACAGCGGGCACCATCGCCGCCGTGGCGACGCTGCTGTTGGCGGTCGCCTATTCAGCCGGCTGGATCCCGCTCACGGTGCCGGTCGTTTCCGGCATGGTCGCGCTCGGCGGTGCCTGTTGGCTACTGGCCGCGTTCGTCTTCGGGTTGGTTCGAGAAGAGCCCGGCGCGACCGCAGGCGGCATCGACGGCCTGGTCGCGGTCATCGCGCAACTGGGTCTGCTGCGCAGCGATGCACAGCTGCGCCGCCTCATCGTGACGCGTACATTGCTGCTGTCGTCGGCACTGGCGCCGCCATTCTACATCGCACTCAGCGGTGATAGTGCAGCCAGCGGCCTCGGCACGCTGGGCTCTTTCATGATCGCGGCGGCGGCAGCGAGTCTGTCCAGCACCTACGTCTGGGGGAGATTCTCCGACAGGTCGAGTCGTCTTGTGCTGATGCTCGCGGCGACGCTCGCCGCGCTGGCGAACGCGGCTGCTGCCTTCTTCGCACTGGCAATGCCGACCTTGCTGGAGGAGGCGTCATTGCTGCCGGCGCTGTTGTTCGTGCTCATGATCGCGCACCAGGGGGTACGGCTCGGGCGTTCAGTGCACGTCGTCGACATGACAGACCACGACAATCGCGCAACCTACACCGCACTCAGCAATTCGGTGGTCGGTCTGGTCCTGCTCGCCGGTGGCGTGTTCGGTGTCATCGCGCAGTGGCTCGGCATCGGCGCCGTGCTGGCGATCTTCACGTCGATGGCAGCCCTGGCGATAATCGCGGCGGCCGGGCTGGACGACGTTCAGACCGCTTAG
- a CDS encoding DksA/TraR family C4-type zinc finger protein, which produces MAGGWSRDGAVQDQIDASVEDAVHRARSRLPAGEGLSRCEACDAQIPEARRNAVPGVRLCVNCQAEAEKRPTAFTNFNRRASKDSQLR; this is translated from the coding sequence ATGGCTGGCGGCTGGTCCCGTGACGGGGCGGTGCAGGATCAAATTGATGCAAGCGTGGAAGATGCAGTCCACCGGGCGAGGAGCCGGCTGCCTGCAGGCGAGGGTTTGAGTCGCTGTGAGGCGTGCGACGCACAGATTCCCGAGGCGCGGCGCAATGCGGTGCCCGGCGTGCGTTTGTGCGTCAATTGCCAGGCTGAGGCCGAGAAACGGCCTACGGCCTTTACCAACTTCAATCGGCGGGCGAGTAAGGACAGCCAATTGAGGTAG